The DNA window CGACCGGCTCTTCCTGACCCTCATGATCCGCCACCACCAGGGGGCGCTGGCGATGGTGCGGGAACTCTACGCGACGGGGGGCGGGCTGGAGCCGGCCAGCGACCAGTTCGCCCGGGAGGTCGACGCCGACCAGAGCATCGAGATCCAGCGGATGCAGGAGCTGCTGGCCAGGCTGGGCTGACGCCCGCACGGTCGACGGCAAAGGCGGAGGGCGCCCCGGCTCGACGGGTGTCGAGCCGGGGCGCCCCCGGTCAGGAACGGGTCAGAGCGAGTTCGCCAGGTCCAGGACCGCCCGCTTCAGCGCCTGGTGCCGGGCGGCGTCCAGCTGGTTGGAGATGGCCCGCAACTGCGCGGCCGCCGCGGCCCGCTGACCGTTGGCCGCGAACGTCTCGGCGCGCTCCAGGAACTTGTCGACCTGGGACCGCAGCGGGTGGCCGAGGGCGTCGGCACGTACCAGCTGGTCGTAGTACGCGCGCGCGACGGCGAAGCTCGGCGTCCAGGCGACCTTCGGCTGGTGCTGGGCGTTGAACTGGTCGAGCCGCACCTGCTCGGCCGCCTCGATCTCCGCCTGCGACAGGTGCTCGCTGGGCAGCAGCCTGAACACGTCGAGCCCGCGGGAGATCTCGTTGCCGTAGAGGTTGCCGTTGTACCAGTACGCCGACCAGAACCCACCGAACCGGGCCGTGTTCGCGTCCATGGGACCGCGGTCGAAGAACGCGATCTCGCGCGGGTTGGCGGAGTCGGTGAAGTCGAGCACCGAGATGCCGCCCTGGTACCAGGCCTGCATCATGATGTCGCGGTCGGGCACCGGGATCAGCGACCCGTTGTGCGCGACGCAGTTCTCCAGCGCCGTCTGCGGGACCGGCAGCTTGTAGTAGCTGGCGAACTCCAGCTTCCGGTCGACGATGTCGAAGATCGCGTTGGCGCCCCACTGCGGCTGGTCCGTCTCGCGGCAGCGTGCGGCGCCGCCGCCGCCCCACTCGTCGGTGAAGACCACCTTGGTGCCGTCGTTGTTGAACGTCGCCGAGTGCCAGTACGCGAAGTTCGGATCGGCGACCTCGTCGATGCGGCGGGGGTTCGCCGGGTCGGAGATGTCGATCAGGATCCCGTTGCCCTGGCACGCGCCGGCTGCCAGCCCGATCTCCGGGTACGCGGTGATGTCGTGGCAGGCGTGCGTCCTGGGCGTGGGCGACCAGGTGGTGCCCGACGGGTGCAGGGGCGTCGGCGGGTCGTTCTGCAGGCCGTCGATCCGGCCCGTCTCCGGGTCGGTGAAGAGCCTCGGCTGGTTCACGACCGCGGCCTGCTGGGGCGCCGACAGGGGCACCTTGATGACG is part of the Micromonospora olivasterospora genome and encodes:
- a CDS encoding LVIVD repeat-containing protein is translated as MTAQLRRSPRGRRALALAAAGLLLAGALPGTASAAEPDPRIGLGAGWLDAQSAISNLEHVAHRDKPAGFFDPTNPGTSRYANSDLAFGGRYVFQGNYHGFNIVDVADPTDPTLVTSVVCPGGQGDISVHGNLLFMSVEETRGRVDCGTDPNAGTRFQGVRIFDISDVRNPVQVSAVQLCRGSHTHTVVTDPDDAANVYVYVSGTTTPRPATTMEGCNDNPATGENPVRWRIDVIKVPLSAPQQAAVVNQPRLFTDPETGRIDGLQNDPPTPLHPSGTTWSPTPRTHACHDITAYPEIGLAAGACQGNGILIDISDPANPRRIDEVADPNFAYWHSATFNNDGTKVVFTDEWGGGGAARCRETDQPQWGANAIFDIVDRKLEFASYYKLPVPQTALENCVAHNGSLIPVPDRDIMMQAWYQGGISVLDFTDSANPREIAFFDRGPMDANTARFGGFWSAYWYNGNLYGNEISRGLDVFRLLPSEHLSQAEIEAAEQVRLDQFNAQHQPKVAWTPSFAVARAYYDQLVRADALGHPLRSQVDKFLERAETFAANGQRAAAAAQLRAISNQLDAARHQALKRAVLDLANSL